The following are from one region of the Segatella oris genome:
- a CDS encoding alpha/beta fold hydrolase, with protein MKLKSLVVMAMMLMSCVVVRAQMDFPDADSKYATELLKPGTKAPDFHLKTAEGKNFRLSSLKGKIVVLDFWASWCPDCRKDAPNVVRMYREFKDKGVAFVGVSFDTDKANWTKAIAKYGMEYTAVSELKKWHDTKISKDYGVKWIPAMYIIGKDGNVVLGSVLSDKVEKTLTEMTAEKKTIPGTSERVTIEGAMGKLAAIIQKPVLSAGEKCPMVMILHGFMGNKGGQLNELIADSLQAHGIASVRFDFNGHGESEGDFSKMTVLNEIEDAKKVYDYVAALPYVDAVAVSGHSQGGVVASMLAGELGSKKIRAVALMAPAGVIREDAIRGSAFGKSCNPLDPPESVELFEGKKLGRDYIVTAFSLPIYETAAPYDGPAFIVHGTGDRLVPYTYGERFHKLWKNSEYVLLDGFDHGFTQNLYRADALISDFLIKTLCK; from the coding sequence CTGATGCGGACAGCAAGTATGCAACGGAGTTGTTGAAGCCCGGAACAAAGGCTCCCGACTTTCATTTGAAGACGGCAGAGGGCAAGAATTTCAGACTGAGTAGCCTGAAAGGAAAGATTGTTGTGCTTGATTTCTGGGCCAGTTGGTGCCCGGATTGCCGCAAGGATGCGCCTAATGTGGTGCGCATGTACCGCGAGTTTAAGGATAAAGGTGTGGCTTTCGTGGGCGTATCTTTCGACACCGATAAAGCCAATTGGACGAAAGCGATTGCGAAATATGGCATGGAATATACCGCAGTCAGCGAGCTGAAGAAGTGGCACGACACGAAGATTTCGAAGGATTATGGCGTGAAGTGGATCCCTGCCATGTATATTATCGGCAAGGATGGCAACGTGGTGTTGGGATCTGTTTTGTCGGATAAGGTGGAGAAAACACTGACGGAAATGACGGCCGAGAAGAAGACTATCCCCGGCACTTCAGAGCGAGTGACGATAGAAGGAGCTATGGGAAAGTTGGCTGCTATTATTCAGAAACCTGTGCTTTCGGCAGGTGAGAAGTGCCCTATGGTGATGATATTGCACGGTTTTATGGGCAACAAGGGTGGTCAGTTGAACGAACTGATTGCCGATTCGCTGCAGGCTCATGGCATTGCTTCTGTTCGTTTCGATTTCAATGGGCATGGAGAGAGCGAGGGAGATTTCTCTAAAATGACCGTGTTGAACGAGATAGAAGATGCCAAGAAGGTGTATGATTATGTTGCAGCATTGCCTTATGTGGATGCTGTTGCGGTGTCGGGACATTCGCAAGGTGGCGTCGTTGCGAGTATGTTGGCAGGCGAATTGGGCAGCAAGAAGATTAGAGCGGTGGCATTGATGGCACCGGCCGGCGTGATAAGAGAAGACGCAATCCGCGGCAGTGCGTTTGGAAAAAGCTGCAATCCGCTTGATCCTCCGGAGTCTGTTGAACTCTTTGAAGGCAAGAAACTCGGTCGCGATTACATCGTAACTGCCTTTTCTTTGCCGATATATGAGACTGCTGCACCCTATGATGGCCCTGCTTTCATTGTGCATGGAACGGGAGACAGGCTCGTGCCTTATACTTATGGAGAGCGCTTTCACAAGCTTTGGAAGAACAGTGAATATGTGCTTCTTGATGGTTTTGACCATGGTTTTACGCAAAATCTCTATCGTGCTGACGCCTTGATTTCTGATTTTCTGATTAAAACTTTATGCAAATAA